The Rhododendron vialii isolate Sample 1 chromosome 8a, ASM3025357v1 genome has a window encoding:
- the LOC131336214 gene encoding agamous-like MADS-box protein AGL90: MGRAKLSMALINSEKARYTTFQKRKKGLKKKTYELKTLCGVQVCLIIYGPKIDDRQPEPEIWPQDREEIQELIDVYRKQPIEERKRRTSGVPNFLEDRNRKVEEAIGKLRAKNNEAKYPTWDDRYNEYTEEDLMNFFAILENKIQEVKARVEFINGNPRLVAPAMMDWVNMGSNPRLEALAMVDRVKMESNPRLEAAAMVDRVNMESSPNESYFLPPLMPGLFNRRNMQWEVVHDQKMKKSLEVDLMPMHQYYNPFDHQQTVVLDQFDGCSSNINYVYNTTVPFDRQINYYHHNEDHHQRMIDSNMVVANTNSSCSVPRVPPAEYYGSNVQPFVAPYMQYPVMASTASSQVLHAAAAAASQISDEYNYDPVLSHELHDIKNHN, from the coding sequence ATGGGTAGAGCAAAACTAAGCATGGCACTCATAAACAGCGAAAAGGCTAGATACACAACCTTCCAAAAGAGAAAGAAGGGTTTAAAGAAGAAGACCTATGAACTAAAAACCCTATGTGGTGTTCAAGTGTGCTTGATTATTTATGGACCTAAAATTGACGACCGCCAACCTGAGCCTGAAATCTGGCCCCAAGATCGCGAAGAAATTCAAGAATTGATCGATGTATACAGAAAGCAACCAATAGAAGAGCGTAAGAGGAGGACGAGTGGCGTGCCCAACTTTTTGGAAGATCGGAACAGAAAGGTCGAAGAAGCGATAGGGAAACTGAGGGCGAAGAACAATGAGGCCAAGTACCCCACATGGGACGATCGCTACAATGAGTACACCGAGGAAGATCTGATGAACTTTTTCGCCATATTGGAAAATAAGATTCAAGAAGTGAAGGCTAGGGTTGAGTTCATCAATGGTAACCCTAGATTGGTAGCACCGGCTATGATGGACTGGGTAAACATGGGATCAAACCCTAGATTGGAAGCACTGGCTATGGTGGATCGCGTAAAGATGGAATCAAACCCTAGGTTGGAAGCAGCGGCTATGGTGGATCGCGTAAACATGGAATCAAGCCCTAATGAATCATACTTCCTGCCACCACTCATGCCAGGTTTATTTAACAGAAGAAACATGCAATGGGAAGTTGTACATGACCAAAAGATGAAGAAGTCACTTGAAGTTGACCTAATGCCCATGCATCAGTACTACAACCCATTTGATCATCAGCAAACAGTAGTACTTGATCAGTTCGATGGATGTAGCAGCAATATTAATTATGTGTACAATACTACTGTTCCTTTTGACAGGCAAATTAATTACTATCATCATAATGAAGATCATCATCAACGCATGATTGACAGTAATATGGTGGTGGCTAATACTAATAGTAGTTGTAGTGTTCCGCGGGTGCCACCGGCCGAGTACTATGGTTCGAACGTACAACCATTTGTGGCGCCTTATATGCAATATCCAGTAATGGCAAGTACTGCTTCTTCTCAAGTACTGcatgcagcagcagcagctgctTCTCAGATATCGGATGAGTACAACTATGATCCAGTACTGAGTCATGAACTTCATGATATCAAGAACCACAATTGA
- the LOC131298972 gene encoding endoribonuclease Dicer homolog 3a, with the protein MHSTSAVAAVNPLKRSFEVMNSKPHSTDTDNFRPREYQTKVFQIAMRRNTIAVLDTGAGKTMIAVMIIKDLAPSLDPSPPQKKKFIVFLAPTVHLVHQQFEVIRFHTHLKVEKYYGAKGVDDWNAECWEKEVNEHDVLVMTPQILLDALRKAFLSLDMVCLMIVDECHRATGNHPYAKIMQEFYHKSGNKPKIFGMTASPVIRKGVSSITDCEEQISELEGILDSQVYTIDDRTELEEIIPSAKETCIFYDPAVSFDMELKEKLESLWKKFDALLLDLQGSMPSQYRDTQDKYKALRKRLANDHAKFLYCLDDLGLLCTHEAVKVCIENAPSVTEECEFYRKSSLQYNNFLEEVLAAVGTSLPHGNEILWDIGSHCSNTVAMGCISPKFHELLRLFQSFGEARQVLCLIFVERIIAAKVVERVIKRIKSLSHFTVSYLTGSNSSVDAVAPKVQQETLASFRSGKVNLLFSTDVVEEGIHVPNCSSVIRFDLPKTVRSYIQSRGRARQNDSQFVLMLERGNIKQRDQIFDIIRSEYSMTDTAANRDPDSCVLRACKIKEIDAYYVDATGASVTQDSSVNLIHRYCEKLPRDKYFTPKPIFQFLLSGDAYQCKLSLPPSAAFQILVGPLSSNSHLSKQLVCFAACKKLHQMGALSDHLLPISDEPSESDATLKSRESASGAGTTKRKELHGTTCVQALSGTWGLKHEGATFQAYKIDFSCNKPEEKFSSFILLMESRLDDDVGNIEVELYLVSKFVRSSVSSCGEVKLDAEQVMKARCFHELFFNGLFGKLFVGSRSSGGGRKFLLQSEGESLWDPSNMYLLLPVESSNGCSHDAWKINWMGINSCFSVVEYMKENAWLSAKQSDVDMGDSLVDGTNSTENGYKSTNLIHLANKSVDLENIRQTVVLAIHTGRVYSVLDVVNNTSAESPFDGNTDANSSSYSSFAVYFHKKYGITLMHPGQPLLLLKQSHNAHNLLVDFRSEGGACGKRYEAGNKPVVKKPQTHVHMPPELLVSIEVPISVIKSLYLLPSVMHRVESLMLASQLREEISFLSDFRISSSLILEAITTLRCSESFSMERLELLGDSVLKYAVSCHLFLKYPEKHEGQLSSQRSWAVCNATLYKVGIDCNLQGYIRDGAFDPRRWVAPGQRSLRPYPCSCGVDSSEVPLDSKFQTEDTKVVVGKCCDGGHRWMGSKTISDCVEALIGAYYVGGGLTAALYLMKWLSICSELEPSLVDEAITSASLHSYIPKAKEIEILESKIAYEFSTKGLLLEAITHASQQELEVGYCYQRLEFLGDSVLDILITWHLYQSHTEIDPGELTDLRSASVNNENFAHAAVRRNLHPHLQHSSGFLSDQIKDYVKSVDDSHSITKPFQSVNGPKALGDMVESVAGAILIDTKLNLDEVWRIFKPILSPIVTPDKLELPPLRELIELCDSLGYFIRETCIKKGEQSHAELRLQLEDVLLVGEGFGPNRKAAKGQAAFHLLKDLEGRGISSSKRRKQGPDPVGVLSTLDLGKDICSQTNVVSSKPAHKKQKTTINGLHSEKTKTSQSNDHSTKSSGSIPVLSSINMKKGGPRTSLFELCKRLQWPMPTFKSAEDKSRTPIEFCEGSEKRTGFSSFTSTITLTIPDFGVIELSGDPRADKKSSFDSAAVLMLYELEQQELLVIGGGEV; encoded by the exons ATGCATTCCACGTCGGCGGTGGCGGCAGTCAATCCCCTGAAGAGGAGCTTCGAAGTCATGAACTCGAAGCCGCATTCCACCGACACCGACAACTTCCGGCCACGAGA GTATCAAACCAAAGTGTTTCAGATAGCAATGAGGCGAAACACGATCGCGGTGTTGGACACGGGAGCTGGAAAGACTATGATCGCCGTTATGATCATCAAAGACCTTGCTCCATCGCTCGACCCCTCTCCTCCTCAAAAGAAGaagtttattgttttcttgGCTCCCACTGTTCACCTTGTTCACCAG CAATTTGAAGTTATAAGATTCCACACACATCTTAAGGTGGAAAAATACTATGGAGCGAAAGGGGTTGATGACTGGAATGCTGAATGTTGGGAAAAGGAAGTTAATGAACATGAT GTATTGGTTATGACACCCCagattttattggatgcctTGAGGAAAGCATTCTTGAGTTTGGATATGGTATGCTTAATGATAGTTGACGAATGCCATCGTGCTACTGGTAACCATCCTTACGCAAAAATTATGCAG GAATTTTATCATAAGAGTGGAAACAAGCCCAAGATTTTTGGAATGACAGCCTCCCCCGTAATAAGAAAAG GTGTCTCATCCATTACGGATTGTGAGGAGCAAATATCGGAACTTGAAGGCATCTTGGATTCCCAG GTCTATACGATAGACGATAGGACAGAACTGGAAGAAATTATCCCATCTGCGAAAGaaacttgtattttttatgacCCAGCAGTGTCTTTCGATATGGAGTTGAAAGAAAAGTTGGAATCATTATGGAAGAAG TTTGATGCCTTGTTGCTTGACTTGCAAGGGTCAATGCCAAGTCAATACAGAGACACACAGGACAAGTACAAGGCACTTCGAAAACGACTGGCGAATGACCATGCGAAGTTCTTGTATTGTCTCGACGACCTTGGCCTCCTGTGTACTCATGAG gCTGTTAAAGTTTGTATAGAGAATGCTCCTAGTGTGACAGAAGAATGTGAATTTTATAGAAAAAGTTCTTTGCAGTATAATAATTTTCTTGAGGAAGTTTTAGCTGCAGTTGGCACATCATTGCCTCATG GCAATGAAATCCTTTGGGATATCGGATCGCATTGTTCGAATACAGTAGCTATGGGCTGCATATCTCCAAAATTTCATGAACTTCTTCGACTTTTTCAATCATTTGG GGAAGCCAGACAAGTGCTGTGTCTCATTTTTGTTGAGAGGATTATCGCTGCTAAAGTTGTTGAAAGAGTCATTAAGAGAATTAAAAGCTTGTCTCATTTCACTGTTTCTTATTTGACCGGAAGTAATTCATCAGTTGATGCAGTGGCACCGAAAGTTCAGCAAGAAACTTTGGCATCATTTCGCTCTGGAAAG GTCAACTTATTATTTTCTACTGACGTGGTTGAAGAGGGAATTCATGTACCGAACTGTTCTTCTGTTATACGATTTGACCTGCCAAAGACAGTTCGTAGCTACATCCAATCACGTGGGCGAGCTCGTCAAAATGACTCCCAATTTGTCCTGATGCTTGAGAG GGGAAATATAAAGCAGAGAGATCAAATATTTGATATTATTAGGAGTGAATACTCAATGACAGATACAGCTGCAAATAGAGACCCTGATTCCTGCGTTTTAAGAGCATGTAAGATCAAGGAAATAGATGCATATTATGTGGATGCGACAGGGGCATCAGTCACTCAAGATTCTAGCGTGAACCTCATTCATCGATATTGTGAAAAGCTCCCCAGAGATAA GTACTTCACTCCAAAGCCCATTTTCCAGTTCTTGTTGTCAGGGGACGCATATCAATGTAAATTATCATTACCCCCAAGTGCAGCTTTTCAAATTTTAGTTGGTCCACTAAGCAGCAATTCTCATTTATCGAAGCAGCTTGTCTGCTTTGCTGCATGTAAAAAATTGCATCAGATGGGAGCTCTTAGTGATCATCTTCTTCCTATTAGTGACGAGCCTTCAGAAAGTGACGCCACTTTAAAGAGCAGAGAATCAGCTTCAGGTGCAG GGACAACAAAAAGGAAGGAATTACATGGGACGACCTGTGTTCAGGCACTATCTGGAACATGGGGATTAAAACATGAAGGCGCCACCTTTCAAGCCTATAAAATAGATTTCTCTTGTAATAAACCTGAAGAGAAATTCTCAAGTTTTATTCTTTTGATGGAGTCAAGACTAGATGATGATGTCGGAAACATTGAAGTGGAACTGTACTTAGTTTCAAAGTTTGTAAGATCTTCTGTTTCTTCATGCGGCGAAGTAAAATTAGACGCAGAGCAG GTGATGAAAGCGAGGTGTTTTCATGAACTATTTTTTAATGGGTTATTTGGGAAATTGTTTGTTGGATCGAGATCATCTGGTGGAGGAAGGAAATTTTTGCTGCAGTCAGAGGGCGAATCATTGTGGGACCCATCCAACATGTATCTGCTCCTACCAGTGGAATCTTCAAATGGTTGTAGTCATGATGCGTGGAAAATCAATTGGATGGGAATCAACTCGTGTTTCTCTGTGGTAGAATATATGAAGGAAAATGCTTGGTTAAGTGCTAAGCAATCTGATGTTGACATGGGGGATTCATTAGTTGATGGCACGAATTCAACTGAGAATGGCTACAAGAGCACAAATCTTATCCACTTGGCTAATAAATCAGTTGATTTGGAAAACATTAGGCAAACAGTGGTCTTGGCGATACATACAGGGAGAGTTTACTCAGTGCTGGATGTTGTCAATAACACATCTGCTGAAAGTCCTTTTGATGGAAATACTGACGCAAATTCTTCTAGTTATTCATCCTTTGCGGTGTACTTCCACAAAAA GTATGGGATAACACTAATGCATCCTGGACAGCCTTTGCTGCTGCTAAAGCAAAGTCACAATGCACACAACCTTCTTGTGGATTTTAGGAGTGAAG GTGGTGCATGTGGAAAGAGATATGAAGCAGGCAATAAACCGGTAGTTAAAAAGCCCCAAACTCATGTGCATATGCCACCGGAACTCTTAGTCAGCATTGAAGTACCAATCTCTGTTATAAAATCACTTTACTTGCTACCATCAGTAATGCACAGAGTGGAGTCTCTAATGTTGGCCAGTCAGCTTCGAGAAGAGATTTCCTTTCTGAGCGATTTTCGGATATCTAGCTCTTTG ATTCTGGAAGCCATCACAACTCTGAGATGTAGTGAAAGTTTTTCCATGGAGCGTTTGGAGTTGCTGGGAGATTCAGTTTTGAAGTATGCTGTGAGCTGTCATCTGTTTCTTAAATACCCCGAGAAGCATGAAGGACAATTATCTTCTCAGCGCTCATGGGCTGTTTGTAATGCAACCCTATATAAAGTCGGAATTGATTGCAATTTACAG GGGTATATACGAGACGGTGCATTTGATCCCCGTCGATGGGTTGCACCAGGTCAGCGTTCTCTCCGCCCTTATCCTTGTTCATGTGGAGTGGACAGTTCGGAAGTGCCTCTTGATAGCAAGTTTCAAACTGAAGATACCAAAGTTGTTGTTGGGAAGTGTTGCGACGGGGGTCATAGGTGGATGGGCTCAAAAACGATATCTGATTGTGTTGAAGCCCTCATAGGTGCATACTATGTTGGTGGTGGATTGACTGCAGCTCTTTACTTGATGAAATGGCTTAGTATTTGTTCTGAACTTGAGCCCTCACTAGTAGATGAAGCCATTACAAGTGCATctctccactcctacatccccAAAGCTAAGGAGATTGAAATTCTAGAATCAAAGATTGCCTATGAGTTCTCTACCAAGGGTCTGTTACTAGAGGCGATAACACATGCATCTCAGCAAGAACTGGAAGTTGGTTACTGTTACCAG AGGCTTGAATTTCTTGGTGACTCTGTGTTAGACATACTTATCACATGGCATCTGTACCAAAGCCACACAGAGATTGATCCAGGGGAATTGACAGACTTGCGTTCAGCCTCCGtgaataatgaaaattttgctCATGCGGCTGTGAGACGAAATCTTCATCCACATCTTCAACATAGCTCTGGATTTCTTTCAGATCAAATTAAAGATTATGTGAAGTCTGTTGATGATTCTCATAGCATCACCAAGCCCTTCCAAAGCGTGAATGGTCCCAAG GCTCTTGGAGATATGGTAGAAAGTGTTGCAGGGGCAATACTTATTGATACCAAGCTCAATCTGGATGAAGTGTGGAGAATCTTTAAACCCATACTATCTCCAATTGTGACTCCTGATAAACTTGAACTGCCTCCTCTGCGTGAACTGATTGAATTATGCGACTCTCTTGGGTACTTCATCAGAGAAACTTGTATTAAAAAGGGAGAACAATCCCACGCGGAGCTTAGATTACAGTTGGAAGACGTCCTACTGGTTGGAGAAGGATTTGGGCCCAATAGAAAAGCTGCAAAGGGACAAGCAGCTTTTCATTTGCTGAAGGACCTGGAG GGTAGAGGAATTTCATCCTCCAAAAGGAGAAAACAAGGTCCTGACCCAGTTGGTGTTCTGTCTACCCTAGACCTGGGTAAGGATATCTGCAGCCAAACAAATGTTGTATCTTCAAAGCCTGCCCACAAAAAGCAAAAGACAACAATAAATGGGTTGCATTCAGAGAAAACTAAAACTTCACAAAGCAATGACCATTCTACGAAATCTAGTGGTTCCATCCCAG TTCTTTCATCCATTAACATGAAGAAAGGAGGACCTCGAACATCCCTTTTTGAGCTTTGCAAGAGATTGCAGTGGCCCATGCCTACCTTTAAATCAGCAGAGGACAAATCAAG AACTCCCATTGAATTTTGTGAAGGCTCTGAAAAGAGGACGGGCTTTAGCAGTTTCACATCTACGATAACCTTGACAATACCCGACTTTGGAGTGATTGAACTCAGTGGTGATCCAAGAGCAGATAAAAAGAGTTCGTTTGATTCTGCTGCAGTCCTCATGCTTTATGAGCTTGAACAGCAGGAACTGCTTGTCATTGGAGGCGGTGAAGTATAA